A genomic region of Catalinimonas niigatensis contains the following coding sequences:
- a CDS encoding type II toxin-antitoxin system RelE/ParE family toxin — MNKVKIIATPTFQKELKKLAKKYPSTKEDYRGLLSYLTENPMPKEYSIGAGLYKIRLKIGSLGKGKSSGARVITAVETEVNEDGIKIYLARIYEKSEKEDLTSKEYVTIKKMYLKGGD; from the coding sequence ATGAATAAAGTTAAGATCATCGCCACACCTACTTTTCAAAAAGAGTTAAAGAAGCTTGCCAAAAAGTATCCTTCCACGAAAGAAGATTACAGAGGTTTGCTGTCTTATCTTACTGAAAATCCTATGCCCAAAGAATATAGTATTGGAGCAGGTTTGTATAAAATAAGGCTAAAAATTGGCAGTTTGGGTAAAGGTAAGTCTAGTGGGGCCAGGGTAATTACAGCCGTTGAAACTGAAGTAAATGAAGATGGGATAAAAATATATCTCGCGCGCATTTACGAAAAGTCAGAAAAAGAAGATTTGACATCAAAAGAGTATGTCACCATCAAAAAAATGTATTTGAAGGGTGGCGATTAA
- a CDS encoding GNAT family N-acetyltransferase: MSIIIRQGIKADLPQVLELIKELAEFEREPHEVENTLEQLEEDGFGKQPVFEFFVAEDQESKKMVGLALYFYSYSTWKGKCIYLEDLIVTQLERGKGIGKRLLDRIIVKAKEENCYRVVWQVLDWNEPAIKFYKSLGADIPKEWLTCRLVKKQIDSYVPME, from the coding sequence ATGAGCATCATCATACGTCAGGGCATCAAAGCAGATCTGCCGCAGGTTCTCGAGTTGATCAAAGAACTTGCAGAATTTGAAAGAGAACCACACGAAGTAGAAAATACCCTGGAACAATTAGAAGAAGACGGTTTTGGAAAGCAGCCTGTCTTTGAATTTTTTGTCGCCGAAGATCAGGAAAGCAAAAAAATGGTAGGGCTAGCACTTTACTTTTATAGCTACTCCACCTGGAAGGGCAAATGTATTTACCTGGAAGACCTGATCGTCACCCAGTTAGAAAGAGGCAAAGGTATTGGCAAAAGACTACTGGACAGAATTATCGTCAAAGCCAAAGAAGAGAACTGCTACCGCGTAGTATGGCAGGTGCTGGACTGGAACGAACCGGCTATCAAATTTTACAAATCCCTGGGTGCAGACATCCCCAAAGAATGGCTCACCTGCCGCCTTGTTAAAAAGCAGATAGACAGCTACGTGCCGATGGAGTAA
- a CDS encoding prolyl oligopeptidase family serine peptidase, protein MMKSQLFLCLSCALGTLACNSTSTEENMEIKYPATQKIEHSDTYFETEVADPYRWLEDDRSQETEQWVEAQNKVTSGYLENIPFRQDIEDRLTELWNYEKYSAPSKKGEKYYFFKNDGLQNQSVMYVQESLEAEPAVFLDPNKFSDDGTVSLSSTSFTEDGSLLAYSISESGSDWRKVLVMDVENRELVGDTLKDVKFSGISWKGKEGFYYSSYDKPAAGSDLSGLNMNHKLYYHKLGSPQQEDVLVFGGEQTPRRYVGGSVSEDDRFLAITAANGTSGNELYVKDLSKDGEIIPVVTHFDNDNDIIHNEGDQLYILTNLDAPNKRIVTVNAANPKPENWKDLIAEKEEVLQNVSFAGGKMFINYLKDASTRIEQYDLSGKFEKEVELPALGTAGGFDGKKEDETVFYAFTSFTFPTTIYSYHIPSGESKVFRQPEVDFDPDAYETKQVFYQSKDGTEVPMFIVHRKGLEMNGQNPAYLYGYGGFNVSLTPSFSVAHLYWLENGGVFAMPNLRGGGEYGEAWHEAGMQMNKQNVFDDFIAAGEYLKQEGYTSTEKLAIAGGSNGGLLVGATMTQRPDLCKVALPAVGVLDMLRYHQFTAGAGWEPDYGIADSSQAMFDYLYAYSPLHNIKEGVEYPATLVTTADHDDRVVPAHSFKFAATLQEKHAGENPVLIRIETKAGHGAGKPTSKQIAEWADKYAFTFYNMNEIPEQAR, encoded by the coding sequence ATGATGAAATCACAACTTTTTTTATGCTTGAGCTGCGCACTGGGAACCCTAGCCTGTAACAGCACATCAACTGAGGAAAATATGGAAATAAAATATCCTGCAACGCAAAAAATAGAACATTCAGATACTTACTTCGAAACCGAGGTAGCTGATCCTTATCGCTGGCTGGAAGATGACCGCTCACAGGAAACTGAGCAGTGGGTAGAAGCCCAGAATAAAGTAACCTCCGGCTATCTGGAGAATATTCCTTTTCGCCAGGATATTGAAGACAGACTGACCGAACTCTGGAATTATGAAAAATACTCAGCTCCTTCTAAAAAAGGAGAGAAATACTATTTCTTTAAAAACGACGGTCTGCAAAACCAGAGCGTAATGTATGTACAGGAATCGCTGGAAGCGGAACCTGCAGTTTTTCTGGACCCCAACAAGTTTTCTGACGACGGCACAGTATCTTTGAGCAGCACCAGCTTTACCGAAGACGGTTCACTGCTGGCCTATTCCATCTCTGAGTCCGGCTCCGACTGGCGCAAAGTACTGGTGATGGATGTGGAAAACCGTGAGCTAGTGGGCGATACACTGAAAGATGTCAAGTTTAGCGGCATCTCCTGGAAAGGTAAGGAAGGCTTTTACTACAGCAGCTACGATAAGCCCGCCGCAGGCAGTGACCTCTCCGGCCTCAACATGAACCATAAACTGTATTACCACAAGTTGGGTAGCCCTCAGCAGGAGGATGTGTTGGTATTTGGCGGTGAGCAAACGCCCCGACGCTATGTGGGAGGCAGCGTGTCCGAAGATGATCGTTTTCTGGCCATTACGGCTGCCAATGGTACCAGTGGCAATGAACTCTATGTCAAAGACCTGAGCAAAGATGGAGAGATCATTCCGGTGGTAACGCATTTTGACAATGACAACGATATCATTCACAATGAAGGTGACCAGCTCTACATCCTTACCAATCTGGATGCGCCTAACAAACGCATCGTTACCGTCAATGCAGCGAATCCGAAACCGGAAAACTGGAAAGACCTGATTGCTGAGAAGGAAGAAGTGTTGCAAAACGTTTCTTTTGCGGGTGGCAAGATGTTTATCAATTACCTCAAAGATGCCTCTACCCGCATTGAGCAGTACGACCTGAGTGGTAAGTTTGAAAAAGAAGTGGAACTGCCTGCCCTGGGGACAGCCGGAGGTTTTGATGGCAAAAAGGAAGATGAAACTGTTTTCTATGCTTTTACCTCGTTCACTTTTCCTACTACCATTTATTCTTACCACATTCCCAGTGGAGAGTCCAAGGTATTTCGTCAGCCTGAGGTAGATTTTGATCCTGATGCCTACGAAACCAAACAGGTATTTTACCAGAGTAAAGACGGTACTGAAGTTCCCATGTTCATCGTACACCGCAAAGGTTTGGAGATGAACGGACAAAACCCTGCGTACCTCTATGGCTATGGTGGTTTCAATGTGAGCCTGACTCCCAGCTTTAGTGTGGCGCATTTGTACTGGCTGGAGAATGGAGGTGTGTTTGCCATGCCCAACCTGCGGGGCGGAGGGGAATACGGTGAAGCCTGGCATGAGGCCGGAATGCAAATGAACAAACAAAATGTATTTGACGATTTCATTGCTGCCGGTGAGTACTTGAAGCAGGAAGGTTATACTTCTACTGAAAAGCTGGCCATTGCCGGTGGCTCCAATGGAGGCCTGCTGGTGGGTGCCACCATGACGCAGCGCCCTGATCTGTGTAAAGTAGCTTTGCCAGCCGTAGGCGTACTGGATATGCTGCGTTACCATCAGTTTACTGCCGGAGCAGGTTGGGAGCCGGATTATGGCATAGCGGACAGCAGTCAGGCTATGTTTGACTATTTGTATGCTTATTCGCCCTTGCACAATATCAAGGAAGGAGTGGAATACCCCGCCACTCTGGTGACTACTGCCGATCATGATGACCGGGTGGTGCCTGCTCATTCATTTAAGTTTGCGGCTACCCTTCAGGAAAAGCATGCAGGAGAGAATCCTGTGCTGATTCGCATAGAAACCAAAGCCGGACACGGGGCAGGCAAGCCTACTTCCAAGCAGATAGCAGAGTGGGCAGATAAATATGCCTTTACCTTCTACAACATGAACGAAATTCCCGAGCAGGCACGCTAA